Proteins found in one Deltaproteobacteria bacterium genomic segment:
- a CDS encoding FRG domain-containing protein, which yields MAEVVERVECQDGEELLAAISLRGKYFRGRRRESRSGMERWIFRGQAQEWPLLPSALRAGEHGPLMFHSREGWARVAPTNTVQGLSLPNDSQLLRRQLAQFDMIVDDHFEERADGLPMALWPPEVLLSTFALAQHHGIPTRLLDWTRKPFVAAYFAARDAARERFKNDAIEPTRLVIYAFKASVLELDYAERRERFTSIVAAPRHGNPNLHAQAGVFTVERLRRLSIGDPVDRRPFDEQLVAAARNYPDGEWPLLRVFTLPNRFSTELLWLLYLEGLTASAVFPGFNGVAETLKDEELFQGLGLPER from the coding sequence GTGGCCGAGGTCGTTGAACGCGTCGAATGCCAGGACGGTGAAGAACTGCTCGCGGCTATTTCGCTTCGAGGGAAGTACTTCCGCGGGCGCCGTCGTGAGTCCAGAAGCGGGATGGAGCGATGGATCTTCCGCGGCCAAGCGCAAGAATGGCCGCTCCTCCCTTCCGCGCTGCGCGCGGGCGAGCACGGACCACTGATGTTCCACTCTCGTGAAGGTTGGGCTCGGGTTGCGCCGACCAACACGGTGCAAGGCCTCTCGCTTCCAAACGACAGCCAACTACTACGTCGGCAACTGGCCCAGTTCGACATGATTGTGGATGACCACTTTGAAGAGAGGGCCGACGGGTTGCCAATGGCACTGTGGCCACCCGAAGTGTTGCTATCAACATTCGCTCTTGCCCAGCACCACGGAATTCCGACGCGTCTGCTCGACTGGACGCGAAAGCCATTCGTTGCGGCGTACTTCGCCGCGCGGGACGCTGCAAGAGAGCGGTTCAAGAACGATGCAATTGAGCCCACGCGACTCGTGATCTACGCGTTTAAAGCGAGCGTTCTCGAGCTCGACTACGCAGAGCGTAGAGAGCGCTTTACTTCCATCGTCGCTGCGCCTCGTCACGGCAACCCGAACCTTCATGCACAGGCCGGGGTGTTCACGGTCGAGCGTCTCCGAAGGCTTTCCATCGGCGATCCGGTCGACCGAAGGCCTTTTGACGAGCAACTCGTTGCGGCGGCGAGAAACTATCCCGACGGCGAGTGGCCATTGCTCAGAGTCTTCACCTTGCCGAACCGGTTCTCAACTGAGCTTCTGTGGCTCCTGTACTTGGAGGGTCTCACCGCCAGCGCGGTGTTTCCGGGCTTCAATGGAGTGGCTGAAACACTCAAGGACGAGGAACTGTTCCAAGGACTCGGTCTGCCAGAGCGCTGA
- a CDS encoding XRE family transcriptional regulator: protein MKSKRDFSVSTGNVFADLDVSAPDEALAKAQLAAEVARIISSRRLTQAAAAKVLRIDQPKVSALLRGRISGFSTERLLKYLRMLGSDVDIIRAPNRARRVGHLHVVSA, encoded by the coding sequence ATGAAGAGTAAGCGCGATTTCAGCGTCAGCACCGGAAACGTCTTCGCCGATCTCGATGTGTCCGCGCCCGACGAGGCCCTGGCGAAGGCGCAGCTTGCCGCAGAGGTCGCCAGGATCATTTCGTCGAGGCGGCTGACGCAGGCTGCGGCAGCGAAGGTCCTCCGCATCGATCAACCAAAAGTATCGGCGCTGCTTCGAGGGCGGATCTCCGGTTTCTCGACCGAGAGGCTTCTCAAGTACCTTCGGATGCTCGGCAGCGACGTCGACATCATCCGGGCGCCGAACCGCGCGAGGCGAGTCGGGCACCTTCACGTCGTGTCCGCCTGA
- a CDS encoding alpha/beta hydrolase: protein MLKPFVTTVALLSVVQASSAQQSTPAPRDVPGRSIPVPTTVSPQMQAVIGGPLNPLYNESPKNADEWKAIVQRTAQAAVARLPELREALGVTVQPTKIGGVSAFIVTPRTIPPRNRNRVLLHFHGGYRVLYPGESGTSEAIMMAGLAGYKVISVDYRMPPDFPFPAALDDAVAVYRELLNTNKPLNVGIFGTSAGGSLTIATLLRAKAEHVPMPGAIAPGTPTVDLSGAGDTLFTNAFVDNVLVAPEPFIRATALLYANGRDLKDPLLSPIYGDVHGFPPAILTSGTRDLYLSHTVRMYRKLRAAGVEAVLQVWEGQSHGQYRADLDAPETKEYFDEVAHFFDTHLSK, encoded by the coding sequence ATGCTGAAGCCCTTCGTCACTACTGTAGCGCTCCTCTCCGTCGTCCAAGCTTCCTCCGCACAACAATCCACGCCCGCGCCTCGCGACGTCCCTGGGCGTTCCATTCCCGTCCCAACGACCGTCAGCCCGCAGATGCAGGCCGTCATCGGTGGGCCGTTGAACCCGCTCTATAACGAATCGCCGAAGAACGCAGATGAGTGGAAGGCGATCGTTCAGAGGACGGCGCAGGCCGCCGTGGCGCGTCTCCCGGAACTCCGAGAAGCGCTTGGCGTCACCGTTCAGCCAACCAAAATCGGCGGTGTGAGCGCCTTCATCGTTACTCCCAGGACCATTCCGCCTCGTAACCGCAACCGCGTGCTGCTGCACTTTCACGGTGGTTACCGGGTCCTCTACCCTGGCGAGTCGGGAACGAGCGAAGCGATCATGATGGCGGGACTCGCCGGGTACAAGGTCATTTCGGTCGACTACCGAATGCCGCCCGACTTCCCGTTTCCTGCTGCGCTCGACGATGCCGTCGCTGTCTACCGCGAGCTGCTCAACACCAATAAGCCATTGAACGTCGGCATCTTCGGGACGTCAGCAGGCGGTAGCCTCACCATCGCGACCTTATTGCGAGCCAAGGCCGAACACGTGCCCATGCCTGGTGCCATAGCGCCCGGAACACCGACCGTTGATCTCAGCGGGGCTGGCGATACATTGTTTACCAATGCTTTCGTGGACAACGTTCTCGTCGCGCCTGAGCCCTTCATTCGCGCTACCGCGCTGCTCTACGCTAACGGACGCGACCTGAAGGACCCGCTGCTGTCGCCCATCTATGGCGACGTACATGGATTTCCACCAGCGATCCTCACCAGCGGCACGCGCGACCTGTACCTGTCCCACACCGTGCGCATGTACCGCAAGCTGCGCGCCGCCGGAGTGGAAGCGGTGCTGCAAGTCTGGGAAGGTCAGTCGCATGGCCAATATCGCGCGGACCTCGACGCCCCAGAGACCAAGGAATACTTCGACGAAGTCGCCCACTTCTTCGACACACACTTGAGCAAGTAA
- a CDS encoding zinc-binding dehydrogenase, with the protein MKHRRIIVTHYGGPDAIQVLEEERPEAKRGEVQVRVLAAGVCLPDLMAREGVHPETPPLPFTPGWDLVGVVDRLGDGVSAVEPGQIVAALPISGAYAEFVCLPQRELVPVPSGLDAAEAVSLVLNYVTAYQMLHRSAKVREGQRALIHGAAGGVGTALLQLGRLAGLEMYGTCSSRGASAVSDLGGTPIDYRQLDFVNEIHRLTGEGVDVVLDSIGGTHIWRSRKALRPGGTVVAYGLTSSLRAGRLASGRSGRRNRLHGIPIFGLYIAGGWLLPGRKRVVPYSIQWRKRLRPVQFRQDLTALFDLLQHQKIKPLIARRFSLAEAGQAHELLGKGGVTGKIVLVRDRSPLESEAA; encoded by the coding sequence GTGAAACACAGGCGCATCATCGTTACTCACTACGGCGGGCCCGATGCAATTCAGGTGCTCGAAGAAGAGCGCCCCGAGGCGAAGAGGGGCGAAGTGCAGGTGAGAGTCCTTGCCGCGGGTGTTTGCTTGCCCGACCTGATGGCGCGCGAGGGCGTTCATCCCGAGACGCCCCCGCTGCCGTTCACGCCGGGCTGGGATCTGGTCGGCGTGGTGGATCGGCTCGGCGACGGCGTCTCTGCAGTCGAACCAGGCCAGATAGTTGCCGCACTGCCGATCAGCGGCGCGTACGCGGAGTTCGTCTGCCTGCCGCAACGTGAACTGGTTCCGGTGCCATCTGGGTTGGACGCCGCCGAGGCTGTCAGCCTCGTGCTGAACTACGTAACGGCGTACCAGATGCTGCACCGTTCGGCTAAGGTCAGAGAGGGTCAGCGCGCGCTGATCCACGGCGCAGCAGGCGGGGTCGGCACGGCACTATTGCAGCTCGGGCGGCTCGCCGGGTTGGAGATGTACGGTACCTGTTCCTCGCGAGGAGCATCGGCCGTTTCCGACCTGGGCGGTACCCCAATCGATTACCGACAGCTCGACTTCGTGAATGAAATTCACCGCCTCACCGGTGAGGGCGTAGACGTTGTCCTTGACAGCATCGGCGGCACCCATATCTGGCGTTCCCGCAAGGCTCTCCGTCCAGGCGGGACGGTAGTCGCCTATGGTCTTACTTCTTCCCTACGGGCGGGCCGATTGGCTTCAGGTCGTTCAGGTCGTCGAAATCGCCTTCATGGAATCCCGATTTTCGGGCTGTATATTGCCGGCGGCTGGCTTCTCCCTGGCCGGAAACGGGTGGTCCCCTACAGCATCCAGTGGCGCAAACGGCTGAGGCCGGTACAATTTCGACAGGATTTGACCGCTCTGTTCGACCTCCTTCAACATCAGAAGATCAAGCCACTCATCGCGCGACGATTTTCTCTTGCAGAGGCAGGACAGGCGCACGAGCTGCTCGGGAAGGGTGGCGTGACGGGCAAGATCGTGCTCGTGCGCGACAGGTCGCCGCTTGAATCAGAAGCCGCGTGA